TGAGTTTAGGGACTTACCTTTTTCCCTTGCGTCCTCTGACCTTTGCTTGGATAATTCCTTCTCCTTCACATCTGCTTCAACATCGACTACTTCCTGCTTTATGGGATACGTCGTTGTGACTGCATTGACACCTTTTGGATTCTTTTCCGTGTCACTAGGTAGTGTACCCGGAGCTCGTGTAGCCATTTGTGTCGCTAACTGCCCTAGTTGCGTCTCCACTCTTTGCATCATGGCATCATGGTTTTGCCATCTCATCTCATTCCCGGCTATGTATTTTGCAAGCATGTCCTCAAGGTTTGACTTGCTATCCTGTGGCTTGAAGCTGGGTGGCATAGACGGTCCAGCACCTTGCGGAGGTTTAGGTGGTTGCTGAGGAGGCTTTTGCTGTGTAGGATGTTGTGGAGGATTAAACTGCAGTGGCTCAAAAGAATTTTCTGACGGTCTCCACCCAAAATTCGGATGATTCCTCCAGCCAGGATTTTATGAGAAACTGTATGGATTATATTGCTGACGGCCCTGGTTTCCCACAAAATCTACTGAATCCCCTCCAAGCACTGTATTCCCTCACAAGACATATCTGGCATGAATGGCATGTCACTAGATGAACCACCAACCATTTCATCACTTCCTtgaatctgattcactgactTGAATGGTATTAACTTCTGTGCTTGTAACTGTGCCATCTGATGTGTCAATCCATCAAGTTTCGCTGTAATTGTTGTCAAAGCATCTATCTCAAGGAATCCGACCTTCTTCTCCCTTCGGTTATCTTGCCAACCCACATTGCTTTCCGCCATATTCGATATGATTTCAAGTGCTGCGGTTGGAGTTTTCCTATATAAGCTTCCGTTGGCTGCCGCATCAAGCATAGATCTCACAGCTGAATCTGCCCCGTAATAAAATGTCTCAACCTGCTGACCTGTCGAGAAACCATGTCTAGGGCACATTCTCAACATCTTTTTGAATCTTGCTCATGCTGAATTCAGTGATTCCCCATCTCTCTGCCTGAAAGATGTGATCTCATTCCGCAATTGTGTAATTTTAGTTGGGGGAAAGTACCTATGTAAGAATACCTCAACTAATCCATCACATGTAGTGATGGAACCAGCTGGCAGATCACGAAGCCATTCCATAGCGTCTCCTTGCAGGGAGAATGGAAATAGTCTGAGACGAATGACATCACTACTCACCCTATTGCAATTGATTgtatcacagattgacagaaaaTTTTATAGATGGGCATTGGGATCTTCGGAAGGTGATCCTTCAAA
This is a stretch of genomic DNA from Primulina eburnea isolate SZY01 chromosome 11, ASM2296580v1, whole genome shotgun sequence. It encodes these proteins:
- the LOC140805364 gene encoding uncharacterized protein translates to MCPRHGFSTGQQVETFYYGADSAVRSMLDAAANGSLYRKTPTAALEIISNMAESNVGWQDNRREKKVGFLEIDALTTITAKLDGLTHQMAQLQAQKLIPFKSVNQIQGSDEMVGGSSSDMPFMPDMSCEGIQNHPNFGWRPSENSFEPLQFNPPQHPTQQKPPQQPPKPPQGAGPSMPPSFKPQDSKSNLEDMLAKYIAGNEMRWQNHDAMMQRVETQLGQLATQMATRAPGTLPSDTEKNPKGVNAVTTTYPIKQEVVDVEADVKEKELSKQRSEDAREKEALAQMPSYAKFLKEILSNKRKLVDFDTVKLSEDCSALLQNKVPRSLRIQLGIGEVKPTTISLQLADRSIKYPRGIVEDVLVKVDKFIFPVDFVVLDMEEDREIPLILGRPFLATGKALIDVQKGELVLREAEDPLEVFLTHSSPQELGNQELDECISYLEAGIPLSKTGKEEEKLLRVLRDNIKAIGWSITDIKGISSSMCMHKILMEADHKTSTQPQRRLNPAMQEVVKK